From a region of the Flavobacterium sediminilitoris genome:
- a CDS encoding DUF3078 domain-containing protein translates to MRKAYLLGFLLFTLQQNFAQIIRTELPDTISYWKKSNKIGLDISQITFVNWNAGGNNSVSGLFKGNFIREYSKKNLNWKNELIFRYGINKQEGREVRKTDDQIQINSTIGFRKDTVSNWFYSGKFNFNTQFANGYSYPNTEFAISKPFAPAYFFIGIGSEYSRKDLNLNVYLSPLTQKTTLVLDRRLANQGAFGVDAAIYDEVTGELLQNGRKSRTEIGILITNQWEKEIFKNINLEHRASLYSDYLNNFGNIDIDWQLQLNMTINEYVRANIGTHLVYDDDVKAKEEKEGEQIIVGPKVQLKQLLGVGLVYTF, encoded by the coding sequence ATGAGAAAAGCCTACCTACTAGGATTTCTATTATTTACCTTACAACAAAATTTTGCCCAAATAATTAGAACAGAACTCCCTGATACAATATCATATTGGAAAAAATCAAATAAAATTGGATTAGACATCTCTCAAATCACTTTCGTAAACTGGAATGCTGGAGGAAACAACTCAGTATCAGGCTTATTTAAAGGGAACTTCATAAGAGAATATTCTAAAAAAAATCTAAATTGGAAGAATGAACTAATTTTCCGTTATGGAATAAACAAACAAGAAGGAAGAGAAGTAAGAAAAACAGATGATCAAATTCAAATAAATTCAACCATAGGCTTCAGAAAGGATACTGTTTCTAATTGGTTTTACAGTGGAAAGTTTAATTTCAACACACAATTTGCAAATGGTTATTCTTATCCGAATACAGAATTTGCAATCTCTAAACCGTTTGCTCCAGCATATTTTTTTATTGGTATTGGTAGTGAATACTCTAGAAAAGATCTTAATTTAAACGTTTATTTATCACCTTTAACTCAGAAAACCACCCTTGTTTTAGACAGGAGATTAGCTAATCAAGGAGCTTTTGGAGTAGATGCTGCAATTTATGACGAAGTAACAGGAGAGTTGCTTCAAAATGGAAGGAAATCGCGAACAGAAATTGGAATTTTAATTACGAATCAATGGGAAAAAGAAATATTCAAGAATATAAATTTAGAACATCGTGCTAGTTTATACTCTGATTATTTGAATAATTTTGGAAATATTGATATTGATTGGCAATTACAATTGAACATGACCATAAATGAATATGTTAGAGCAAATATTGGCACTCATTTAGTTTATGATGATGATGTAAAAGCAAAAGAAGAAAAAGAAGGAGAACAAATAATTGTAGGACCAAAAGTTCAATTAAAACAATTATTAGGTGTTGGCTTAGTATACACGTTCTAA